In Argiope bruennichi chromosome 4, qqArgBrue1.1, whole genome shotgun sequence, a single window of DNA contains:
- the LOC129966304 gene encoding cuticle protein 14-like produces the protein MSSGNSYKAIRMKVKISQAFILAALAVAAFASLHHEPIHHPQPFKFGYSVKDKHGEQHREEVGDGKNVKGSYGFTDARGIKRQVNYVADHAGFRAQVKTNEPGTANQNPAAVHIISDAPYGHSGYAGVGGAGYGYAGVGAAGLGYGYGGLGAAGLGYGYAGVGGYGGLGYGGYGLGNGRLAGLGYARYGF, from the exons ATGTCCTCAGGAAACTCTTACAAAGCCATACGAATGAAAGTGAAGATCAGTCAG GCTTTTATCTTGGCTGCCTTGGCAGTGGCTGCTTTTGCCAGCTTACATCATGAG cCTATCCACCATCCCCAACCCTTCAAGTTCGGCTACAGTGTAAAGGACAAGCACGGTGAACAGCATCGTGAAGAAGTCGGCGACGGAAAGAACGTGAAAGGAAGCTACGGATTCACCGATGCCAGGGGAATCAAGCGACAGGTCAACTACGTCGCTGACCATGCTGGATTCAGAGCTCAAGTCAAGACCAATGAACCCGGAACTGCCAACCAAAACCCTGCAGCCGTTCACATCATTTCTGATGCCCCCTACGGACATAGTGGATACGCCGGAGTTGGAGGTGCAGGATATGGATACGCCGGAGTTGGAGCAGCTGGATTGGGCTACGGATACGGTGGTCTTGGAGCAGCTGGTTTAGGATACGGATATGCTGGAGTTGGAGGATATGGTGGCCTCGGCTATGGAGGATATGGTCTTGGCAATGGACGCCTTGCAGGTTTAGGATATGCTCGTTACGGGTTTTAA